A single genomic interval of Alligator mississippiensis isolate rAllMis1 chromosome 15, rAllMis1, whole genome shotgun sequence harbors:
- the AP4M1 gene encoding AP-4 complex subunit mu-1 isoform X2, with protein MLSQIFILSSKGDRLVHKDFRGESEEGGTDLADTFYRKITALPGDQAPVFMAHEGLHFVHVRHASLYFVATTTAQASPFALVEFLNRLAALIRDYCGPLSEKSISLNFALIYELLEEMVDYGYIQTTAPDVLRNLIQSEPVVSKPFSLLDLGSIGLFGAETQQSKVAPSSAASRPVLPPRGEQGARNEVFLDVVERLTVVVATNGTPMKADIQGEIRLKSYLPSCPEMRIGLTEEFCVGKSELRGYGTAVRVDECAFHSSVRLDEFESNRVLKVTPSPGELTLMQYQLSDDLPSTLPFHLFPTVDRDPTGRLRVYLKLRCDLSPKSQALNVRVQLPVPKGVVSLSQELSSPEQTAELQLGSKCLHWNIPRFQGGSQLSALFKLEVPGLSGASLLELGPVHMAFELPMHTCSGLRVRFLRCTGMQPGLPHRWVRYVTHSDAYVLRL; from the exons ATGCTGTCGCAGATCTTCATCCTCTCGTCCAAGGGCGACCGCTTGGTCCACAAGGACT TCCGCGGGGAGTCGGAGGAGGGTGGCACGGACCTGGCCGACACTTTCTACAGGAAAATCACAGCACTACCCGGCGACCAGGCACCTGTCTTCATG GCACACGAGGGGTTGCACTTCGTGCACGTGAGACACGCCAGCCTATACTTTGTGGCTACGACAACAGCACAGGCCTCCCCCTTCGCCCTGGTGGAGTTCCTCAACAG gctggcagccctGATCCGGGACTACTGCGGGCCCCTGAGCGAGAAGAGTATCAGCCTCAACTTTGCCCTCATCTACGAGCTGCTGGAAGAGATGGTG GACTATGGCTACATCCAGACCACAGCGCCTGACGTGCTGCGCAACCTCATCCAGAGTGAGCCAGTGGTCAGCAAGCCCTTTAGCCTGTTGGACCTGGGCAGCATCGGCCTG TTCGGAGCAGAGACGCAGCAGAGCAAAGTGGCTCCCAGCTCAGCTGCCAGCCGCCCTGTGCTACCACCCCGTGGGGAGCAG ggTGCACGGAACGAGGTCTTCTTGGATGTGGTGGAGAGGCTGACAGTTGTCGTCGCTACCAAT GGCACCCCTATGAAAGCTGACATCCAGGGAGAGATTCGGCTCAAGAGCTacctgcccagctgccctg AGATGCGCATTGGGCTGACAGAGGAGTTCTGCGTGGGCAAGTCAGAGCTGCGAG GCTATGGCACGGCCGTGCGGGTGGACGAATGCGCCTTCCACAGCTCTGTGCGGCTGGATGAGTTCGAGAGCAACCGTGTGCTCAAGGTCACCCCCAGCCCGGGGGAG cTCACATTGATGCAGTATCAGCTCTCGGATGACCTTCCCTCAACCCTGCCCTTTCACCTCTTCCCCACTGTGGACCGGGACCCCACAGGCAG GCTCCGTGTTTACCTCAAGCTGCGCTGTGACCTGTCCCCCAAGAG CCAAGCCCTGAACGTTCGtgtgcagctgcctgtgcccaAGGGGGTTGtcag cctgtcacaggagctgagcagcccggagcagacagcagagctgcagctagGCTCCAAGTGCCTGCACTGGAACATCCCACGCTTCCAAGGTGGCTCCCAGCTCTCTGCCCTCTTCAAG CTGGAGGTGCCGGGGCTGAGTGGTGCATCGCTGCTAGAGCTGGGCCCGGTGCACATGGCCTTCGAGCtgcccatgcacacatgctcagGGCTGCGCGTGCGGTTCCTGCGTTGCACAGGcatgcagcctggcctgccccaccgCTGGGTGCGCTACGTCACGCACAGCGATGCCTATGTGCTGCGCCTCTGA
- the AP4M1 gene encoding AP-4 complex subunit mu-1 isoform X1: MIPPTPQAAMLSQIFILSSKGDRLVHKDFRGESEEGGTDLADTFYRKITALPGDQAPVFMAHEGLHFVHVRHASLYFVATTTAQASPFALVEFLNRLAALIRDYCGPLSEKSISLNFALIYELLEEMVDYGYIQTTAPDVLRNLIQSEPVVSKPFSLLDLGSIGLFGAETQQSKVAPSSAASRPVLPPRGEQGARNEVFLDVVERLTVVVATNGTPMKADIQGEIRLKSYLPSCPEMRIGLTEEFCVGKSELRGYGTAVRVDECAFHSSVRLDEFESNRVLKVTPSPGELTLMQYQLSDDLPSTLPFHLFPTVDRDPTGRLRVYLKLRCDLSPKSQALNVRVQLPVPKGVVSLSQELSSPEQTAELQLGSKCLHWNIPRFQGGSQLSALFKLEVPGLSGASLLELGPVHMAFELPMHTCSGLRVRFLRCTGMQPGLPHRWVRYVTHSDAYVLRL, from the exons ATGATCCCTCCCACCCCGCAGGCCGCGATGCTGTCGCAGATCTTCATCCTCTCGTCCAAGGGCGACCGCTTGGTCCACAAGGACT TCCGCGGGGAGTCGGAGGAGGGTGGCACGGACCTGGCCGACACTTTCTACAGGAAAATCACAGCACTACCCGGCGACCAGGCACCTGTCTTCATG GCACACGAGGGGTTGCACTTCGTGCACGTGAGACACGCCAGCCTATACTTTGTGGCTACGACAACAGCACAGGCCTCCCCCTTCGCCCTGGTGGAGTTCCTCAACAG gctggcagccctGATCCGGGACTACTGCGGGCCCCTGAGCGAGAAGAGTATCAGCCTCAACTTTGCCCTCATCTACGAGCTGCTGGAAGAGATGGTG GACTATGGCTACATCCAGACCACAGCGCCTGACGTGCTGCGCAACCTCATCCAGAGTGAGCCAGTGGTCAGCAAGCCCTTTAGCCTGTTGGACCTGGGCAGCATCGGCCTG TTCGGAGCAGAGACGCAGCAGAGCAAAGTGGCTCCCAGCTCAGCTGCCAGCCGCCCTGTGCTACCACCCCGTGGGGAGCAG ggTGCACGGAACGAGGTCTTCTTGGATGTGGTGGAGAGGCTGACAGTTGTCGTCGCTACCAAT GGCACCCCTATGAAAGCTGACATCCAGGGAGAGATTCGGCTCAAGAGCTacctgcccagctgccctg AGATGCGCATTGGGCTGACAGAGGAGTTCTGCGTGGGCAAGTCAGAGCTGCGAG GCTATGGCACGGCCGTGCGGGTGGACGAATGCGCCTTCCACAGCTCTGTGCGGCTGGATGAGTTCGAGAGCAACCGTGTGCTCAAGGTCACCCCCAGCCCGGGGGAG cTCACATTGATGCAGTATCAGCTCTCGGATGACCTTCCCTCAACCCTGCCCTTTCACCTCTTCCCCACTGTGGACCGGGACCCCACAGGCAG GCTCCGTGTTTACCTCAAGCTGCGCTGTGACCTGTCCCCCAAGAG CCAAGCCCTGAACGTTCGtgtgcagctgcctgtgcccaAGGGGGTTGtcag cctgtcacaggagctgagcagcccggagcagacagcagagctgcagctagGCTCCAAGTGCCTGCACTGGAACATCCCACGCTTCCAAGGTGGCTCCCAGCTCTCTGCCCTCTTCAAG CTGGAGGTGCCGGGGCTGAGTGGTGCATCGCTGCTAGAGCTGGGCCCGGTGCACATGGCCTTCGAGCtgcccatgcacacatgctcagGGCTGCGCGTGCGGTTCCTGCGTTGCACAGGcatgcagcctggcctgccccaccgCTGGGTGCGCTACGTCACGCACAGCGATGCCTATGTGCTGCGCCTCTGA